The following proteins are co-located in the Chlorogloeopsis sp. ULAP01 genome:
- a CDS encoding non-ribosomal peptide synthetase, with translation MTPIINYFREIPPQCATIVDVLRDRSFQMPHAQAFTFLEDGETQELTLTYYELDRRSRAVAAQLQALGLSGERAILLYPPGLDYLIAFFGCLYAEVVAVPAYPPRNQRKTPRIQAITIDAQANVALTTTAMLPTLQSIFTPDTKQGNFRWITTDNIAQGLEDCWQQPAINGDTLAFLQYTSGSTGTPKGVMLSHGNLLHNAAVTYQLMEHSSSSKFVSWLPVYHDMGLIGGILQPLYGAFPCILMSPASFLQRPYRWLQAISRYKGTTSGGPNFAYEQCVQRITQQQKETLDLSSWSVAFNGAEPVRRDTLEQFATTFAECGFRAEAFYPCYGMAEATLIVSGGSKKALAQVRTVNKSALSQNQIVEATIESQDIQSFVSCGKAIPQQQIVIVNPETLTRCSSNEVGEIWVSGPSVGQGYWNRTEETKETFHAYLKDTKEGPFLRTGDLGFLHNGEVFITGRAKDLIIIRGRNLYPQDIELTAERSHPSLRLGANAAFTVEVSNEERLVVVQELEFRAKPNFSEVTSAIRQAITEEQEVQIYGVVLIKPGSISKTSSGKIQRRATRAQFQNGELNIVESDILKINDIARNETQLRRSELLALPPREFQALLENYLTELLAGVLSMAADDINIQEPLSTLGLDSLKVFELKNQLEFDLEIEVSVADFFEGMSGRSLVTEILAQMTTDALPSLFFIQQDKNTSHYPLSFAQQGLWFINQLTPDTPTYNIPIVINFKGCINLIALQDSLNEIIRRHEVLRTSFTVKDGQPVQVVNEAVIVTLSVEDLRSLSENERIQEAQRLVTEFAQQPFDLSAQSLLRSKILQLNDKNYQLLVTLHHIIADGWSTSILIKELTALYEAFSTAKLSPLPKLPIQYRDFVNWQRKWLDGERTQSLLSYWKQKLQDELPVLNLPTDRPRSPVQTFNGTQAKLVLSQTLTKALKKLSHQEGVTLFMTLLAAFKTLLYRYTGQTDILVGSPIANRNRAETKSLIGFFVNVLVLRTDLSGDLNFQELLARVKSTALEAYIHQDLPFEKLVKELQPSRDLSYNPLFQVMFVLQNLPKPNLNLTDVSVNYEEGYNGTSKFDLTLFMEDCERGLIATCEYNTDLLNADTINRMLGHFQTLLESIVSDPKQYISQLQLLTPSEIQQLLVDWNDTKTDYPQNKCIHHLFEEQVEKTPDAIALIFDNQKLTYRDLNNRANQLAHYLQELGVKPEVIVGVCMKRSPEMVIALLAILKAGGAYVPLDPAYPQERLTFMLKDSQAKVMLTQTHLVELFDKLNLHIVCTDRDLQLLSQQSAENLFSEVKTHHLAYVIYTSGSTGIPKGVAIEHQSCVALLTWSREVFTDNDLAGVLASTSICFDLSVFELFVPLSWGGKVILVENALHLPSLATEVSLVNTVPSIIAELLQLDGIPSCVRTVNLAGEPLQNQLVQQIYQNHHIQKVFNLYGPSEDTTYSTFTQVNRDEKVTIGRPIANTQIYLLDSNLQPVPIGVPGEIYLGGAGLARGYLNRPELTKEKFISSPFSNKLESRLYKTGDLARYLPDGNLEYLGRIDHQVKIRGFRIELGEIENALLKHPVVREVVVLAREDKQGDKQLVAYIVALPEQIPTVNELRTYLKKLLPEYMVPSVFIFLDTLPLLPNGKVDRRALPVPEVVRPTLTTTYKAPQSEMEQQIAKLWQEVLHLDKVGIHDNFFDLGGHSLLMLKVNNELRAILQQDISVVTMFQHPTIYSLAQYLSQNTEDELAFEMIRDRVQKQIKSLNKHSKFRAKQSQKYCQ, from the coding sequence ATGACCCCAATTATCAATTACTTCCGAGAAATTCCCCCTCAATGTGCGACAATCGTTGATGTTCTGCGCGATCGCAGTTTCCAAATGCCGCACGCACAAGCGTTCACTTTCCTTGAAGATGGAGAAACTCAGGAATTAACGCTGACTTACTATGAATTGGATCGGCGCAGTCGGGCTGTAGCAGCTCAACTGCAAGCTCTTGGTTTGAGTGGGGAACGTGCTATATTACTGTATCCTCCCGGACTGGATTATCTAATAGCATTTTTTGGTTGTCTATATGCTGAAGTCGTGGCAGTTCCAGCTTATCCGCCTCGCAATCAACGTAAAACGCCCAGAATACAAGCTATTACTATAGATGCACAGGCCAATGTTGCTCTCACCACAACAGCAATGCTACCCACATTACAATCAATATTCACACCAGATACAAAACAGGGAAATTTTCGCTGGATTACAACTGATAACATAGCACAGGGTCTAGAAGATTGTTGGCAGCAACCTGCAATTAATGGAGATACTCTAGCATTTCTGCAATACACATCGGGTTCTACCGGCACACCAAAGGGAGTTATGCTCAGTCATGGCAACCTTCTGCACAACGCCGCCGTCACTTACCAACTCATGGAACATTCATCAAGCAGCAAGTTTGTCTCCTGGCTACCTGTTTATCATGATATGGGATTAATTGGTGGCATTTTGCAACCATTGTATGGTGCTTTCCCTTGCATCTTAATGTCGCCAGCATCTTTTCTGCAAAGACCTTACCGCTGGCTACAAGCGATTTCTCGTTACAAAGGCACCACGAGTGGCGGCCCTAACTTTGCCTATGAACAATGTGTTCAAAGAATTACTCAACAACAAAAAGAAACTCTTGACTTAAGTAGTTGGAGTGTCGCGTTCAACGGTGCTGAACCAGTCCGGCGAGATACCCTTGAGCAATTTGCAACCACTTTTGCAGAATGTGGCTTTCGTGCAGAAGCATTTTATCCCTGTTATGGTATGGCGGAAGCAACATTGATAGTTTCTGGTGGGAGCAAAAAAGCCTTAGCTCAAGTCAGAACTGTAAATAAATCTGCACTTTCCCAAAACCAGATAGTCGAAGCAACTATTGAAAGTCAAGATATTCAAAGCTTTGTCAGTTGTGGCAAAGCAATTCCTCAACAGCAGATTGTAATTGTCAATCCTGAAACATTAACTCGTTGTTCATCAAATGAAGTTGGGGAAATCTGGGTATCCGGCCCTAGTGTTGGTCAAGGTTATTGGAATCGAACAGAAGAAACAAAAGAAACATTCCACGCCTATCTCAAAGACACGAAAGAAGGGCCGTTTTTACGCACTGGTGACTTAGGCTTTTTGCACAATGGCGAGGTTTTCATTACAGGTAGAGCAAAAGATTTAATTATTATTCGGGGTCGCAATCTTTACCCCCAAGATATAGAATTAACAGCAGAACGCAGTCATCCATCATTACGTCTTGGTGCTAATGCAGCATTTACAGTCGAAGTTAGTAATGAAGAAAGATTAGTAGTTGTACAAGAATTAGAGTTTCGCGCCAAGCCAAATTTCTCAGAAGTAACTAGTGCAATTCGGCAAGCAATTACCGAGGAACAGGAAGTACAAATTTATGGCGTAGTTTTAATTAAACCGGGTAGTATTTCCAAAACTTCTAGCGGTAAAATTCAACGTCGTGCAACTCGCGCTCAATTTCAAAATGGTGAATTGAATATAGTTGAAAGTGACATTCTCAAAATTAATGATATTGCTAGAAATGAAACTCAATTACGGCGTTCTGAACTGTTGGCACTTCCTCCAAGAGAATTTCAAGCGCTCCTAGAAAATTATTTAACTGAACTGTTGGCAGGAGTACTTTCAATGGCCGCAGATGATATTAATATCCAAGAACCATTAAGCACGCTGGGGCTTGATTCTTTAAAAGTATTTGAATTAAAAAATCAGCTTGAATTTGATTTAGAAATCGAAGTATCTGTAGCAGATTTTTTTGAAGGAATGAGTGGGCGATCGCTTGTCACCGAGATTCTCGCTCAAATGACAACAGATGCACTACCGTCATTATTCTTTATTCAACAAGATAAAAACACATCACATTATCCTCTATCTTTTGCCCAGCAGGGATTATGGTTTATCAATCAGCTAACTCCCGATACTCCTACATATAATATTCCTATAGTTATTAACTTTAAGGGTTGCATTAACTTAATAGCTTTACAGGATAGTCTGAACGAAATTATTAGACGACACGAAGTATTACGCACAAGCTTTACAGTAAAAGATGGACAACCCGTTCAAGTTGTAAATGAAGCTGTAATCGTAACTTTATCGGTTGAAGATTTACGTTCTTTATCAGAGAATGAGCGTATCCAAGAAGCACAACGTTTGGTTACAGAGTTTGCACAACAGCCATTTGACTTATCTGCTCAATCGCTTTTGCGTAGTAAAATTTTACAATTAAATGATAAAAATTATCAATTGTTAGTGACTCTGCATCATATAATTGCAGATGGTTGGTCTACCAGTATTTTGATTAAAGAACTAACTGCACTATATGAAGCATTCTCAACAGCCAAACTCTCACCACTTCCTAAATTACCAATTCAGTATCGAGATTTTGTTAATTGGCAACGAAAATGGCTTGATGGCGAACGCACTCAATCATTATTGAGCTATTGGAAACAAAAGTTGCAGGATGAACTTCCTGTACTGAATTTACCAACAGACCGACCGCGATCGCCAGTTCAAACTTTCAATGGCACTCAAGCGAAATTAGTTCTGTCTCAAACTCTGACAAAAGCACTGAAGAAACTGAGCCATCAAGAAGGCGTAACCTTGTTTATGACCTTGTTAGCGGCTTTTAAAACCTTGCTTTACCGCTATACAGGACAGACTGATATTTTAGTTGGTTCGCCAATAGCCAATCGTAATAGAGCAGAAACTAAATCATTAATAGGATTTTTTGTCAATGTTTTAGTACTGCGTACAGATTTATCTGGCGATTTGAATTTTCAAGAGTTGTTGGCGCGGGTGAAATCAACGGCTTTAGAAGCTTACATTCACCAAGACTTACCCTTCGAAAAATTAGTAAAGGAATTACAGCCAAGCAGAGACCTGAGCTACAATCCACTATTTCAGGTGATGTTCGTTCTCCAGAATCTGCCCAAACCCAATCTCAATCTAACGGATGTATCAGTTAATTATGAAGAAGGTTACAACGGTACATCTAAGTTTGATTTGACATTGTTTATGGAGGATTGCGAGCGAGGGTTAATTGCAACTTGCGAGTACAACACGGATTTATTGAATGCAGATACCATTAACCGGATGTTGGGACACTTCCAGACTTTGTTAGAAAGCATAGTTAGCGATCCCAAACAATATATTTCACAATTGCAGCTATTAACGCCATCGGAAATCCAACAGTTATTAGTTGACTGGAATGATACCAAAACAGATTATCCGCAAAACAAGTGCATTCATCATTTATTTGAAGAACAGGTAGAAAAAACACCAGATGCGATCGCTCTGATTTTTGACAACCAAAAATTAACCTACCGAGATTTAAACAACCGAGCAAATCAGTTAGCACACTACTTACAAGAATTAGGCGTGAAGCCAGAAGTAATTGTAGGTGTCTGCATGAAGCGCAGCCCAGAAATGGTGATCGCATTGTTGGCTATTTTAAAAGCTGGCGGAGCCTATGTACCGCTAGATCCAGCCTATCCCCAGGAACGCTTGACTTTTATGCTTAAAGACAGTCAAGCAAAGGTAATGCTGACTCAAACGCATCTAGTTGAGTTGTTTGATAAACTGAATTTGCATATCGTCTGTACCGATAGAGATTTACAATTACTTAGCCAACAGAGTGCAGAAAATCTGTTTAGTGAAGTAAAAACCCATCACCTAGCTTATGTTATTTACACCTCCGGTTCTACTGGTATACCAAAAGGCGTTGCGATCGAACACCAAAGTTGTGTTGCATTATTAACATGGTCAAGAGAAGTCTTTACAGATAACGACCTGGCTGGAGTTTTAGCATCAACCTCTATTTGCTTTGATTTATCAGTATTTGAACTGTTTGTTCCCCTCAGTTGGGGTGGGAAAGTAATTCTTGTAGAAAATGCTTTGCATTTACCTTCCTTAGCAACTGAGGTTAGCTTGGTGAATACAGTCCCCAGCATCATTGCAGAATTATTGCAACTAGATGGTATTCCCTCTTGTGTGAGGACAGTTAATCTGGCTGGTGAACCATTACAAAATCAACTGGTACAGCAGATTTATCAAAATCATCATATTCAGAAAGTTTTCAATCTTTATGGGCCTTCTGAAGATACGACCTATTCTACATTTACTCAGGTAAATAGAGATGAAAAAGTTACTATCGGTCGTCCCATCGCCAATACACAAATTTATCTCTTGGATAGTAATTTACAGCCAGTTCCCATTGGTGTGCCAGGAGAAATTTATCTTGGTGGTGCAGGTTTAGCTAGAGGCTATTTAAATCGACCAGAATTAACAAAAGAAAAGTTTATATCTAGCCCGTTTAGTAATAAACTGGAATCACGGCTATATAAAACTGGAGATTTAGCTCGTTATTTACCAGATGGAAATTTAGAGTATTTAGGAAGAATCGATCATCAAGTCAAGATTAGAGGATTTCGGATTGAGTTAGGTGAAATAGAGAATGCACTGCTCAAACATCCAGTAGTGCGGGAAGTTGTAGTTTTGGCACGAGAAGATAAACAAGGCGATAAGCAATTAGTTGCTTATATTGTTGCTTTGCCAGAACAAATACCCACAGTGAATGAACTGCGAACTTATCTGAAAAAACTCTTACCTGAATATATGGTTCCTAGTGTTTTTATCTTCCTAGATACCTTACCACTATTGCCGAATGGAAAAGTAGACCGTCGTGCTTTACCTGTACCAGAAGTAGTGCGTCCAACATTAACCACTACTTATAAAGCACCCCAGTCAGAAATGGAACAACAGATTGCGAAGCTATGGCAAGAGGTTCTACATCTCGACAAAGTAGGTATTCATGATAATTTCTTTGACCTTGGTGGACATTCACTGCTGATGCTGAAAGTAAATAATGAACTGCGGGCAATTTTGCAGCAAGATATATCAGTAGTGACAATGTTTCAGCACCCAACTATATACTCTTTAGCGCAATATTTAAGTCAAAATACAGAGGATGAGTTGGCTTTTGAAATGATACGCGATCGCGTGCAAAAACAAATAAAATCACTGAATAAACACAGCAAATTTAGGGCAAAGCAAAGTCAAAAATATTGTCAGTAA
- a CDS encoding glycosyltransferase, with amino-acid sequence MRITIVTWGSYGDVFPYISLALGLKRAGHEVRLATNIGFEELVEEYGLESLPMDWNIREYFEGLEMIFNFPPLDMIFLGTKQLHNGFLAELWRVCQQSEAIIFNSSAYPCYYIAEKLGIPCYAAPLQPYHQTRAFPHPFVFNGKPLGNIYNWFSYSLFDQVFWQFIRRPINQWRQKTLNLPPLLSGKGVMHQMQHQKLPFLYAYSPASLPKPSEWPESVDVTGYWFLDSPSNWQPPQDLVDFLADGSAPVYVGFSNKGIGEPEALTKLVLEALKISGQRGILLIGEDFIDNGNLPDYVFPIEWIPFDWLFPKTAAVVHHGGCGTVHTALRAGVPNIIIPEDYDNVFWGYRIAELGVAPLPIPKNKLSVKRLAAAIETAVSDQNMQTRVAALSKKVQAENGVQRAVEVFHKYLPSQLLSQASRN; translated from the coding sequence ATGCGTATTACTATTGTCACATGGGGCTCATATGGTGACGTTTTCCCTTACATTTCATTAGCATTGGGATTAAAGCGTGCTGGTCATGAGGTACGACTTGCTACTAATATCGGATTTGAAGAATTGGTTGAAGAATATGGATTAGAGTCTCTTCCAATGGACTGGAATATTAGAGAATATTTCGAGGGATTAGAGATGATTTTTAATTTCCCTCCTTTGGACATGATATTTCTTGGTACAAAACAATTACATAATGGTTTTCTAGCTGAATTATGGCGAGTTTGCCAACAATCAGAAGCAATTATTTTTAATTCTTCAGCTTATCCATGCTATTATATTGCTGAAAAATTAGGTATACCTTGCTACGCAGCCCCTTTACAACCTTACCACCAAACGCGAGCTTTTCCTCATCCTTTTGTGTTCAATGGAAAACCTTTAGGTAATATTTATAATTGGTTTAGCTATTCATTGTTTGATCAAGTTTTTTGGCAATTTATTCGACGACCAATCAATCAATGGCGACAAAAAACGTTAAATCTGCCTCCTCTTCTTAGTGGGAAAGGTGTAATGCATCAAATGCAGCATCAAAAACTACCCTTTCTTTACGCTTATAGTCCTGCTTCTTTGCCCAAACCGTCAGAATGGCCCGAGTCAGTAGATGTTACTGGATATTGGTTTTTAGATAGTCCTAGTAATTGGCAACCACCTCAAGATTTAGTGGATTTTTTAGCAGACGGTTCAGCGCCAGTCTATGTAGGTTTTAGTAACAAGGGAATTGGGGAACCAGAAGCACTGACCAAACTAGTTTTAGAAGCGCTAAAAATATCCGGACAACGAGGTATTTTACTTATTGGAGAAGATTTTATTGATAATGGAAATTTACCTGATTATGTTTTCCCAATAGAATGGATACCTTTTGACTGGTTATTTCCAAAAACAGCAGCAGTTGTACATCATGGTGGTTGTGGAACTGTTCATACTGCTTTACGTGCAGGAGTACCAAATATCATCATTCCTGAGGATTATGACAATGTTTTCTGGGGCTATCGGATAGCGGAGTTAGGTGTAGCTCCTTTGCCAATTCCCAAAAACAAACTATCTGTAAAAAGGTTAGCTGCTGCTATTGAAACTGCTGTCAGCGACCAGAATATGCAAACGCGTGTAGCAGCACTGAGTAAAAAAGTGCAGGCTGAGAATGGTGTGCAGCGAGCTGTAGAAGTTTTTCATAAATATTTACCATCTCAGTTGCTATCACAAGCAAGCAGAAATTGA
- a CDS encoding acyltransferase domain-containing protein, which translates to MLTSPSRPWQLLVISAQTESELTTATANFADYLRQHRDLNLADVAQKLQCEQQTFKHRRMIVCRDIEDVLVALADPRRVLTNIQATAERPVAFMFPGLGTQYVNMAVELYQVEPVFRACVDYCCEFLKSLLDQDLRDVIYPNGKQEQQLPQENSSGLDLRKMLGRSQTPTDAKIATATSLLNQTHLAQLAIFVIEYALAQLLISWGIRPATMIGYSIGEYVAATLAGVLSLDEGLKLIAARAQMIQKLPSGAMLAVPLSPTEISPLLNDKLSLSAVNGLSMGVIAGETDAIEVLEQRLTKQGLACRRLETSHAFHSHMMEGASSDLRKLVTTFNLQAPKIPYISNVTGTWITAAEATNPDYWVKHMCQPVLFAPGIQELWKQQYPILLEVGPGQTLGSFAMQCIEHNPAVSQLILPSLRYSYDRKPDLAFLLKTLGRLWLTGVQIDWAEFYAQESRPSVPLSV; encoded by the coding sequence ATGCTTACTAGCCCTTCTCGTCCTTGGCAGTTATTAGTAATTTCTGCTCAAACTGAATCAGAACTAACAACTGCTACCGCAAACTTTGCAGATTATTTGAGACAGCATCGTGACTTGAATCTTGCGGATGTTGCTCAAAAATTGCAATGTGAACAACAAACTTTTAAGCATCGGAGGATGATTGTTTGTCGGGATATAGAAGATGTTTTAGTTGCACTTGCAGATCCTAGACGAGTGCTTACCAACATTCAAGCAACAGCAGAACGTCCTGTGGCCTTTATGTTTCCTGGACTTGGCACTCAGTATGTCAACATGGCTGTTGAACTTTACCAAGTTGAACCTGTATTTCGCGCCTGTGTTGATTACTGTTGTGAATTTCTCAAATCCTTGCTCGATCAAGATTTGCGGGATGTAATCTATCCCAATGGAAAACAAGAGCAGCAGTTACCTCAAGAAAATTCTTCCGGTTTGGACTTGCGAAAAATGTTAGGTCGCAGCCAGACACCAACCGATGCAAAAATAGCAACTGCAACATCTTTACTCAATCAAACCCACCTCGCTCAACTAGCCATTTTTGTCATCGAATATGCCTTAGCACAGCTATTAATATCTTGGGGCATTCGTCCCGCAACAATGATTGGTTATAGTATTGGTGAATATGTAGCAGCGACTTTGGCAGGAGTTTTATCTTTAGACGAGGGTTTAAAACTGATTGCTGCTAGAGCGCAGATGATTCAGAAATTACCAAGTGGAGCCATGCTTGCAGTTCCGCTTTCGCCAACAGAGATATCTCCCTTACTCAATGACAAACTCTCACTTTCTGCAGTGAATGGCCTATCTATGGGTGTCATTGCAGGTGAAACCGATGCTATAGAAGTTTTAGAACAACGGTTAACTAAGCAAGGTTTAGCTTGTCGGCGTTTAGAAACTTCTCATGCTTTTCACTCTCATATGATGGAGGGTGCTAGTTCTGACTTACGTAAGTTAGTAACAACGTTTAATCTGCAAGCACCAAAAATTCCTTATATATCCAACGTCACAGGAACTTGGATAACAGCAGCAGAAGCGACGAATCCCGACTATTGGGTTAAACATATGTGTCAACCCGTGTTGTTTGCTCCCGGTATACAAGAGTTATGGAAACAACAATATCCAATTTTGTTGGAAGTAGGCCCTGGACAAACTTTAGGTAGTTTTGCAATGCAATGTATAGAACATAATCCAGCAGTCAGTCAACTTATTTTGCCTTCTCTAAGATATTCCTACGATAGGAAACCAGACTTAGCATTCTTGCTGAAAACATTAGGTAGGCTGTGGTTAACAGGAGTGCAAATAGATTGGGCGGAATTTTATGCTCAGGAGTCTCGTCCTTCTGTTCCTTTATCTGTTTAA
- a CDS encoding acyl carrier protein, whose protein sequence is MNEIQTKIKTFFAKFFGNHDLQPDEDIFALGFVNSMFAMQLVLFVEQEFNIAVENEDLEFENFRTINSIANLIERKTTVIMHK, encoded by the coding sequence ATGAACGAAATTCAAACTAAAATTAAAACTTTTTTTGCCAAATTTTTTGGCAATCATGATTTACAACCAGATGAAGATATTTTTGCTCTAGGTTTTGTCAATTCTATGTTTGCCATGCAACTTGTTTTATTCGTAGAGCAAGAATTTAATATTGCTGTTGAGAACGAAGATTTAGAGTTTGAAAATTTCCGCACAATCAACTCTATTGCAAATTTAATTGAACGTAAAACTACTGTAATAATGCATAAATGA
- a CDS encoding cupin-like domain-containing protein has product MKNCKTYNYTSLKAKNLGVCMQIQTSESILKLKNPSKQEFSNKWKNYKPFVIEGVAKHWDACHKWSNDYLVQQCGNNIVNIQFYAEDFFDNYRKFSYEDGYDYINKDIPYKEYINNYVNKVNQNNNSDIRCYLPSAVFEKTFPELVADVTYPKYLNRKPLISFWHGLSSKAFSSTTVLHFDGFHNLFVQIRGKKRILLFPPSNYLSFYPPLEDSLGLADYSKVDPNYPNLELFPRFPWQDKIEVILQPGEILYIPPYWWHHVTALEENISLSFFYDVIIQDYFQQKNLLSVFLKIAPYYLYHAISSPDGMWTAIALLKSLIIPGSFTESIRQRNSQ; this is encoded by the coding sequence ATGAAGAACTGCAAAACTTACAATTACACAAGCTTAAAAGCTAAAAATCTTGGAGTATGTATGCAAATCCAAACTAGTGAATCAATTTTAAAACTCAAAAATCCTAGTAAACAAGAGTTTTCAAACAAGTGGAAAAACTACAAACCTTTCGTAATTGAAGGGGTCGCTAAACATTGGGATGCTTGTCATAAATGGTCTAATGACTATTTGGTACAACAATGTGGAAATAATATAGTTAATATTCAATTTTATGCAGAAGATTTTTTTGATAATTATAGAAAATTTTCTTATGAAGATGGATATGATTATATTAATAAAGACATTCCATATAAAGAGTATATAAATAACTATGTAAATAAAGTTAATCAAAATAATAACTCAGATATAAGATGTTATTTACCTAGTGCAGTTTTTGAAAAAACTTTTCCTGAACTTGTTGCTGATGTAACTTATCCAAAATACTTAAACAGGAAGCCATTAATTAGCTTTTGGCATGGTTTATCTAGTAAAGCTTTTTCTTCGACTACTGTCCTGCACTTTGATGGATTTCATAATCTTTTTGTGCAAATTAGAGGGAAAAAAAGAATACTTTTATTTCCTCCTTCAAATTATTTATCATTCTATCCACCTCTTGAAGATAGTCTTGGTTTAGCAGATTATAGTAAAGTTGATCCGAATTACCCTAATTTGGAGTTATTTCCAAGATTTCCCTGGCAAGACAAAATAGAAGTTATACTTCAACCGGGAGAAATACTCTATATACCACCTTATTGGTGGCATCATGTTACAGCATTAGAAGAAAATATCTCATTATCATTTTTCTACGATGTAATAATTCAAGATTATTTTCAGCAAAAAAATTTGTTATCAGTTTTTTTGAAAATAGCACCTTATTATCTCTATCATGCAATTTCTTCTCCTGATGGTATGTGGACAGCTATTGCTCTGCTTAAATCTTTGATCATACCAGGTAGTTTTACAGAAAGTATTCGGCAGAGAAACTCACAATAG
- a CDS encoding acyl-CoA dehydrogenase family protein, which yields MKLELSTQQKNAQAEFRAFVNQEIFPHAGEWDRQEFTPAELIKKIAQRGFLGAILPQEYGGKGMDMITYGILNEEIGRGCSSIRSLLTVHNMVAHALCKWGNKSQKEYWLPKLASGEIIAAFALSEPNVGSDAKSVETTATLVGNAYVLNGQKKWITYGQIADVYLVFVKCEDKPTAFLVEKNSPGFSVKPMSGILGVRASMSAELYFNNCEIPQENLVGRLGFGFSYIAASALDYGRYSVAAGCVGIAQACLEACIKYTNERKQFGVYLKEHQLIRQKITQMITNTKAARLLCYQAGYLKDINDPNSIIETSIAKYFASTVATKIANDAVQLHGGNGCSSEYHVERYLRDSKIMEIIEGSTQIQELTIAESGYQDYLFATVSTGIEKKLAERT from the coding sequence ATGAAATTAGAATTATCGACACAACAAAAAAACGCTCAAGCAGAATTTAGAGCTTTTGTTAACCAGGAAATATTTCCTCATGCTGGGGAATGGGATAGACAAGAATTCACACCAGCAGAACTAATTAAAAAAATAGCTCAACGCGGCTTTCTCGGTGCTATCTTACCCCAAGAATATGGTGGTAAGGGGATGGACATGATTACCTATGGCATTCTTAATGAAGAAATCGGACGAGGATGTTCTTCTATTAGAAGTTTGCTGACAGTTCACAACATGGTTGCTCATGCTTTGTGTAAATGGGGTAATAAGTCTCAAAAAGAGTATTGGCTTCCTAAACTAGCATCTGGAGAAATCATCGCGGCTTTTGCATTAAGCGAACCGAATGTTGGTAGCGATGCTAAAAGTGTGGAAACAACAGCAACGTTAGTTGGTAATGCTTATGTCTTAAATGGGCAAAAAAAATGGATTACCTACGGACAAATAGCAGATGTCTATTTAGTATTTGTTAAATGCGAGGATAAACCTACCGCTTTTTTAGTTGAAAAAAATAGCCCAGGATTCTCAGTCAAACCAATGTCTGGCATTTTAGGCGTTAGAGCTTCAATGTCAGCCGAACTGTATTTTAATAACTGTGAAATTCCTCAAGAAAACTTAGTTGGTAGATTAGGTTTTGGCTTTTCCTACATTGCTGCTTCCGCCCTTGATTATGGTAGATATAGTGTGGCAGCAGGATGTGTCGGTATTGCTCAAGCTTGCTTAGAAGCTTGTATCAAGTATACAAATGAACGAAAACAGTTTGGTGTTTATCTCAAAGAACATCAATTAATTCGCCAAAAAATTACTCAAATGATAACTAACACAAAAGCCGCGAGGCTGTTATGTTATCAAGCTGGTTATCTCAAAGATATTAACGACCCCAACTCGATAATCGAAACTTCTATTGCTAAGTACTTTGCATCTACGGTAGCTACAAAAATAGCCAATGATGCTGTGCAACTTCATGGCGGTAATGGTTGTAGTAGTGAGTACCATGTTGAAAGGTATTTACGCGACTCAAAAATTATGGAAATTATTGAAGGTAGCACTCAAATTCAAGAACTTACCATTGCCGAGTCAGGTTATCAAGATTATCTTTTTGCAACTGTAAGTACTGGGATAGAAAAGAAATTAGCAGAGAGAACTTAA